Proteins encoded within one genomic window of Pyxidicoccus xibeiensis:
- a CDS encoding site-2 protease family protein, with protein MRAAKGSLQVGSFRGIPIRVHFTLLLILPVLAFMFGGAFREAARMAEVPPERLLGSPALWGLGVAVGLFASVLVHELAHTVYALWRGGRVRAITLMMVGGVSELTEAPPRPKDEALMALVGPLTSIFLAVVFGGVTVLLQDTRSFNLQFACFYLASLNMFLGVFNLLPAFPMDGGRIVRAALTGRLGPVRATRVASGLGRGMAVLFGLYGALVLNPFLVVIAVFIYAGAEGEARQVRMKATLERVPVSLLMTPGLVGVDVAASLWEAMWALRREKKVVLPVTEGGRPVGWLWLEPVREVPEEERATFTPRELMRPAAVVGVDENAWTALRRMAEHEVPQLAVVAADGTLAGTLDLSDVQRGLALYQERTERNERAARRGWRQERPA; from the coding sequence ATGCGCGCTGCGAAGGGTTCGTTGCAGGTGGGCTCGTTCCGCGGCATTCCCATCCGCGTCCACTTCACGCTGTTGCTCATCCTGCCGGTGCTGGCCTTCATGTTCGGCGGGGCCTTCCGAGAGGCGGCACGGATGGCGGAGGTGCCGCCGGAGCGGCTGCTCGGCTCGCCCGCACTGTGGGGGCTGGGTGTGGCGGTGGGCCTGTTCGCCTCGGTGCTGGTCCACGAGCTGGCGCACACCGTGTACGCGCTGTGGCGCGGCGGCCGGGTGCGCGCGATTACGCTGATGATGGTGGGCGGCGTGTCGGAGCTGACGGAGGCGCCACCCAGGCCGAAGGACGAGGCGCTGATGGCGCTGGTGGGGCCGCTCACCAGCATCTTCCTGGCCGTGGTGTTCGGCGGCGTGACAGTGCTGCTGCAGGACACGCGCTCGTTCAACCTCCAGTTCGCGTGCTTCTACCTGGCCAGCCTCAACATGTTCCTGGGCGTGTTCAACCTGCTGCCCGCCTTCCCCATGGATGGAGGGCGCATCGTCCGCGCGGCGCTGACGGGCCGGCTGGGGCCGGTGCGCGCGACGCGGGTGGCGTCGGGCCTGGGCCGGGGCATGGCGGTGCTCTTCGGGCTCTATGGCGCGCTGGTGCTCAACCCGTTCCTGGTGGTCATCGCGGTGTTCATCTACGCGGGCGCGGAGGGAGAGGCGCGGCAGGTGCGGATGAAGGCCACGCTGGAGCGCGTGCCGGTGTCGTTGCTGATGACGCCGGGGCTGGTGGGCGTGGACGTGGCGGCGTCGCTGTGGGAGGCGATGTGGGCGCTGCGGCGCGAGAAGAAGGTGGTGCTGCCGGTGACGGAGGGCGGCCGGCCCGTGGGCTGGCTGTGGCTGGAGCCGGTGCGCGAGGTGCCCGAAGAGGAGCGCGCCACCTTCACCCCGCGCGAGCTGATGCGCCCGGCGGCGGTGGTGGGCGTGGACGAGAACGCGTGGACCGCCCTGCGGCGCATGGCCGAGCACGAGGTGCCCCAGCTCGCCGTGGTGGCGGCGGATGGGACGCTGGCGGGCACCCTGGACCTGAGTGACGTGCAGCGCGGCCTGGCGCTGTACCAGGAGCGCACGGAGCGCAACGAGCGCGCGGCGCGGCGCGGCTGGCGGCAGGAGCGGCCGGCCTGA